One genomic segment of Thermoplasmata archaeon includes these proteins:
- a CDS encoding ArsA family ATPase has protein sequence MRLIIYTGKGGVGKTSTSAATAYRLSKLGYRTLLMSTDSAHSLGDSMGINLGSEIKTISENFDALEIDIIHEMKTKWSDIQSYVADFMVSQGMGSITAEEMAIFPGMEMISALFYVNQFYRENSYDVIVMDTAPTGETLRLLSLPEAANWYVMRFYGTFKKLMALARMTVGKVSNVPLPSAEVMDTVDILKETFQSVSEILDDPKCTTVRLVLNPEQMVIKETMRAYTYLSLYNRNVEMLVVNKLYPDEVLNTTLFKLKKKEQAERLEEIHRAFDPMEIKYCHMRNVELRGLEMLDAMAQEIYGDEDPTMVYSSESPMSFRTENGEDHLVMKMPFVEAADVELFRVDSTSLMVHVGSQKRNIHLPDSLISAEILGADFIDDELIIKFKRE, from the coding sequence ATGAGGCTGATCATATACACCGGGAAGGGCGGAGTGGGAAAGACTTCCACATCGGCTGCCACGGCATACAGGCTGTCCAAGTTGGGATACCGCACGCTTCTGATGAGTACGGATTCCGCGCACTCTCTGGGCGACTCCATGGGCATCAATCTCGGAAGCGAGATCAAGACGATCTCAGAGAACTTCGATGCGCTGGAGATCGATATCATCCACGAGATGAAGACCAAATGGTCCGACATCCAGTCATATGTCGCCGATTTCATGGTCTCCCAGGGGATGGGAAGTATCACTGCGGAGGAGATGGCGATTTTTCCAGGGATGGAGATGATCTCCGCATTGTTCTACGTCAATCAGTTCTACAGAGAGAACAGCTACGACGTTATTGTCATGGATACCGCTCCTACAGGGGAGACTCTCAGGCTTCTAAGCCTGCCTGAGGCCGCCAATTGGTATGTGATGAGATTCTACGGTACCTTCAAGAAGCTCATGGCATTGGCCCGTATGACCGTAGGTAAAGTATCCAACGTACCTCTCCCTTCGGCGGAGGTGATGGATACGGTCGACATCCTGAAAGAGACATTCCAGAGTGTGAGTGAGATACTGGATGATCCGAAGTGCACCACAGTGAGGCTGGTGCTGAATCCAGAACAGATGGTCATCAAGGAGACCATGCGCGCATACACCTATCTCAGCCTGTACAACAGGAATGTGGAGATGCTGGTGGTGAACAAGCTCTATCCTGACGAGGTGCTGAACACCACTCTGTTCAAGCTCAAGAAAAAGGAGCAGGCAGAGCGTCTGGAAGAGATCCACAGGGCATTCGACCCCATGGAGATCAAATACTGCCACATGAGGAATGTCGAGCTCAGGGGACTGGAGATGCTGGATGCGATGGCCCAGGAGATCTACGGCGACGAGGATCCTACGATGGTATACTCCTCAGAGAGTCCGATGTCCTTCCGTACGGAGAACGGTGAGGACCATCTGGTCATGAAGATGCCGTTCGTAGAGGCTGCCGATGTCGAACTGTTCCGTGTGGATTCCACTTCCCTCATGGTCCATGTTGGAAGTCAGAAACGCAATATCCATCTTCCTGATTCCTTGATCTCAGCAGAGATCCTAGGCGCAGATTTCATAGACGATGAACTCATTATCAAATTCAAGAGGGAATGA
- a CDS encoding dihydroorotase, with the protein MSDMDIETVLMGRAFVNGELKYTEIGINEGKIVAVGSYVSGGERRVELGTSMTVLPGFVDPHVHLRDPGMTQKEDFSTGTLAAVHAGVTTVLDMPNTKPAVYDLDTLMDKKAHIKGRSYVDYGLFAAITPNINAGMMARYVPGFKLFMGSTTGNILLNDDEELVPAVADALATGKRVSVHAEDDSMILKEPENCTRDHLRNRPAKAEHNAISRLAKHFSGKKINICHITTPEGLDLATNAGFTTEVTMHHMMFEVDRNSDAFFKVNPPIRDINNRDALYNRFLAGDITMFGTDHAPHTLAEKSKDFDSAPGGMPGVETTMPIVMNMVRKDTIPISQAVRMGSTAPGQAFSLPKGEIKVGNDADFCIFDMRKVTRIDPKALHSKCGHTQYAGMEAIFPDKVIIRGEVQVDGYEFCGECRGEDMFA; encoded by the coding sequence TTGAGTGACATGGATATCGAAACAGTTCTGATGGGAAGGGCCTTCGTCAACGGAGAGCTCAAGTATACTGAGATAGGGATCAACGAAGGGAAGATCGTCGCAGTCGGAAGCTATGTGAGCGGCGGAGAGAGAAGGGTCGAACTGGGCACCAGTATGACCGTCCTTCCCGGTTTCGTGGACCCCCATGTGCATCTCAGGGATCCGGGGATGACGCAGAAGGAGGATTTCTCGACAGGGACCTTGGCTGCGGTGCATGCCGGAGTCACGACGGTCCTGGACATGCCCAATACAAAACCTGCCGTCTACGACTTGGACACGCTGATGGACAAGAAGGCGCACATCAAAGGACGTTCCTATGTGGATTACGGTTTGTTCGCAGCGATAACGCCTAACATCAACGCAGGCATGATGGCCAGATACGTCCCAGGTTTCAAGCTGTTCATGGGTTCGACGACCGGAAACATCCTTCTGAACGATGATGAGGAACTCGTCCCCGCAGTGGCGGATGCTTTAGCCACAGGCAAACGTGTCAGCGTCCATGCGGAGGACGATTCGATGATACTGAAGGAACCTGAGAACTGTACAAGGGATCATCTCAGGAACCGTCCCGCGAAAGCGGAGCACAACGCCATCTCGAGATTGGCGAAGCATTTCTCGGGCAAGAAGATCAACATCTGCCATATCACCACTCCCGAGGGATTGGATTTGGCCACGAACGCCGGATTCACGACAGAGGTCACCATGCATCATATGATGTTCGAGGTTGACCGCAACAGCGATGCATTCTTCAAGGTCAACCCGCCGATACGCGACATCAACAACCGCGACGCGCTCTACAATAGGTTCCTGGCAGGAGATATCACCATGTTCGGAACGGACCATGCCCCACATACCCTGGCCGAGAAGAGTAAGGATTTCGATTCAGCACCGGGAGGTATGCCCGGAGTGGAGACCACCATGCCCATTGTCATGAACATGGTCCGCAAGGACACGATCCCGATCTCACAGGCTGTCAGGATGGGTTCCACAGCACCCGGACAGGCATTCTCTCTGCCTAAAGGCGAGATAAAGGTCGGTAACGATGCCGACTTCTGCATCTTCGACATGAGGAAGGTCACCAGGATCGATCCGAAGGCGCTTCACAGCAAATGCGGACACACCCAGTATGCTGGTATGGAGGCAATCTTCCCCGATAAGGTAATAATAAGGGGCGAGGTACAGGTGGACGGTTACGAATTCTGCGGAGAATGCAGGGGAGAGGATATGTTTGCCTGA
- a CDS encoding YkgJ family cysteine cluster protein: MGKLVSCPEECGMCCLCQPEVLPEERPFFKKNYPQFLVRTKGPQPYNALALKKGCGSCVFLENRRCKVYDHRTAYCRQFPYHLYASDKVKVELDLSCRGAWYGKGNDAVAEAKALVKAAEGRIAEALAESKEVYREFFSNCKEAGVYQDPSMLRMTVSENASMFSSLGYLSRIMDMSTVEPIMALAGIRPETQLDMPSLEEAGRDLAMDSMSSNDPLSVPVYCDKDWNWNMFMAQNGKIEWKVMDDEGDMHQKGSVDADAIALRLPDPEGTKVLIDYVNTLNQRDSFMGSVFSIMDLNGYEDDMTNSYFGSMAVTVMDLLWRMSMLDHFMGTGVGAEGVREAIIFYDMDRLDAPTIGAFI; the protein is encoded by the coding sequence ATGGGAAAGCTGGTCTCATGTCCTGAGGAGTGCGGTATGTGCTGCCTCTGTCAGCCGGAGGTACTCCCGGAGGAGCGTCCGTTCTTCAAGAAGAATTACCCCCAGTTCCTCGTAAGGACCAAAGGCCCTCAGCCATACAACGCCCTCGCTCTGAAGAAGGGCTGCGGTTCCTGCGTCTTCCTTGAGAACAGGAGATGCAAGGTCTACGACCACAGGACAGCCTACTGCAGACAGTTCCCATACCACCTCTATGCAAGCGATAAGGTCAAGGTCGAACTGGACCTCTCATGCAGAGGTGCCTGGTACGGAAAGGGCAACGATGCCGTGGCAGAGGCGAAGGCGCTCGTCAAGGCCGCCGAAGGAAGGATAGCGGAGGCGCTGGCGGAATCCAAGGAGGTCTACCGCGAATTCTTCTCCAACTGCAAGGAGGCAGGGGTCTACCAGGATCCCTCGATGCTCCGTATGACCGTCTCCGAGAACGCATCGATGTTCTCCAGCCTAGGGTACCTGAGCCGTATCATGGACATGTCCACGGTGGAACCCATCATGGCATTGGCAGGCATCCGTCCGGAGACTCAGCTCGACATGCCGTCGCTGGAAGAGGCAGGACGCGATCTTGCCATGGATTCCATGTCATCCAACGATCCATTGAGTGTGCCTGTGTACTGCGACAAGGATTGGAATTGGAACATGTTCATGGCCCAGAACGGAAAGATAGAGTGGAAGGTCATGGATGATGAGGGGGATATGCACCAGAAGGGTTCCGTCGATGCGGATGCGATCGCTCTCAGGCTACCCGATCCCGAGGGCACCAAGGTCCTGATCGATTATGTCAACACCCTCAACCAGAGGGACAGCTTCATGGGAAGCGTCTTCTCCATCATGGACCTCAACGGGTACGAGGACGACATGACCAACTCCTACTTCGGCAGCATGGCTGTCACCGTCATGGATCTGTTATGGAGGATGTCTATGCTCGACCATTTCATGGGAACGGGTGTAGGGGCCGAGGGTGTAAGAGAAGCGATCATCTTCTACGACATGGATCGTTTGGACGCACCCACGATTGGTGCGTTTATCTAA
- a CDS encoding acyltransferase — MDGPAANARLASPDVLKGVIIILIVLVHIVLLTNTGSEEGRVQPLVLQILYLGLMTFFLLSGYFYRPGRSIMENIKKRTLQLFVALVICAVALPIITYCWLALMGQPSDISDILDAFIETMDLDDLFVKDAMNPTHAACCTCVGYYYPWAMMGGFLIFYTLADYVMNDYRKIAVAIAALLGVTVLIVLFWNVKMPFQFHLAPIAACFMLIGATLAKVNLLDKIESLEWRSGRYWLPLVVCLVAGVGLCFILPPGVKFDYLEFGNHGVWSLFPYVIEAVCMFVVYLYLAKLFSKIPVLSKLIEIAGQHSLGILLLHGFIATLIFAPFFTIPTTSWFPTDLNTVQRVITAFATIILCIVICRYGPKLLSRVRGKEAEN; from the coding sequence ATGGATGGTCCAGCAGCCAATGCGCGTCTCGCTTCACCCGACGTTCTGAAAGGAGTCATAATCATCCTTATTGTCTTGGTTCACATAGTGCTGCTGACCAACACCGGAAGCGAGGAGGGGAGGGTACAGCCTCTCGTCCTTCAGATACTGTACCTCGGATTGATGACATTCTTCCTGCTGTCGGGATACTTCTACAGACCTGGCAGAAGCATAATGGAGAACATCAAGAAGCGTACTCTCCAGCTATTTGTGGCGCTCGTCATATGTGCTGTCGCATTGCCCATCATAACATACTGCTGGCTGGCGCTGATGGGGCAGCCTTCCGACATCTCGGACATCCTTGATGCGTTCATAGAGACCATGGATCTGGACGACCTCTTCGTTAAAGACGCTATGAATCCCACTCATGCTGCATGCTGCACGTGCGTCGGTTATTACTACCCGTGGGCCATGATGGGCGGATTCCTCATATTCTACACCCTTGCGGATTATGTGATGAACGACTATAGGAAGATAGCCGTCGCCATCGCTGCCCTTCTGGGAGTGACCGTATTGATCGTTCTGTTCTGGAATGTGAAGATGCCGTTCCAATTCCACCTGGCGCCCATAGCCGCATGCTTCATGCTGATAGGTGCAACTCTGGCCAAGGTCAATCTCTTGGATAAGATCGAATCCTTGGAATGGAGATCCGGAAGGTATTGGCTTCCTCTGGTCGTGTGCCTGGTGGCAGGTGTAGGCCTGTGCTTCATCCTCCCTCCGGGAGTGAAGTTCGATTATCTCGAGTTCGGCAATCATGGTGTATGGTCGCTGTTCCCCTATGTCATCGAAGCTGTCTGCATGTTCGTCGTGTATCTGTATCTGGCCAAGCTGTTCTCGAAGATCCCTGTATTATCCAAGTTGATCGAGATCGCAGGCCAGCACAGTCTCGGGATACTGCTGCTGCACGGATTCATCGCAACTCTGATCTTCGCCCCGTTCTTCACTATACCCACCACCAGCTGGTTCCCTACGGATCTGAACACGGTGCAGAGGGTCATCACGGCATTCGCAACGATTATACTGTGCATCGTTATCTGCAGGTACGGACCCAAATTGCTCAGCAGGGTACGCGGAAAGGAAGCGGAGAACTGA
- a CDS encoding 50S ribosomal protein L37e, with protein MSGAGTPAQGRHNKYKTHIPCRRCGKRAYHVRKGVCASCGYGKTAKMRTYAWAKLRE; from the coding sequence ATGTCTGGAGCAGGTACACCCGCACAGGGAAGGCACAACAAGTACAAGACACACATCCCCTGCCGCAGGTGCGGAAAGCGCGCCTACCACGTCAGGAAGGGAGTCTGTGCTTCCTGCGGTTACGGAAAGACCGCAAAGATGAGAACATACGCTTGGGCCAAACTCCGCGAGTGA